A stretch of Flavobacterium sp. N2270 DNA encodes these proteins:
- a CDS encoding DUF6943 family protein: MDTIFIKTHQPGTHYAKPHFFVLSKGLNSGKPSNEPFTNSFVLVFQTEAQKEDIFWIAMSLWKSKFWMPFLRGSVIPFLSLYEFKKEFNPKATRLMREHELHHKNIQALKLLQEQEAHHAKNIHLINEIRNAILLRYRNK, encoded by the coding sequence ATGGACACAATTTTTATCAAAACCCACCAACCTGGGACGCACTATGCCAAACCGCACTTTTTCGTATTATCAAAAGGACTAAATAGCGGAAAACCAAGCAATGAACCTTTTACAAACAGCTTTGTATTAGTCTTTCAAACCGAAGCTCAAAAAGAGGACATTTTTTGGATTGCCATGAGCCTATGGAAATCCAAATTCTGGATGCCTTTTCTTCGCGGTTCGGTTATTCCGTTCTTATCTCTCTATGAATTCAAAAAAGAGTTCAATCCAAAAGCCACCCGATTGATGCGTGAACACGAGCTGCACCATAAAAACATCCAAGCACTCAAGCTGCTGCAAGAACAAGAAGCTCACCACGCAAAAAATATCCACTTAATCAACGAAATCCGTAACGCCATCTTACTCCGTTACAGAAACAAATAA
- a CDS encoding DUF5675 family protein yields the protein METKIIRVAQGKQSTLSQLYINGVFQCYLLEDKIRTEKIKEHTAIPTGTYSLQLNTWGAKNVNYKKAFGKVHQGMIEITGLPNFSYVYIHTGNTIEDTAGCPLCGFGFQLIQGDYRVTQSVMAYQMIYPKLVALAKNKANKISIENNFQF from the coding sequence ATGGAAACAAAAATCATTCGCGTAGCACAGGGCAAACAAAGTACATTAAGCCAATTATATATCAACGGAGTATTTCAATGCTATTTACTAGAGGATAAAATACGAACAGAAAAAATCAAGGAACATACTGCCATACCTACTGGAACCTATTCATTGCAGCTTAATACTTGGGGTGCAAAAAATGTCAACTACAAAAAAGCATTTGGAAAAGTTCACCAAGGTATGATTGAAATTACAGGATTACCAAATTTCAGTTATGTGTATATCCATACAGGAAATACGATTGAAGATACCGCAGGATGTCCGCTTTGTGGATTTGGGTTCCAACTTATCCAGGGCGATTACCGAGTTACGCAAAGTGTTATGGCTTACCAAATGATTTATCCTAAGCTAGTTGCATTAGCAAAGAACAAAGCAAACAAGATTAGTATCGAAAACAATTTCCAATTTTAA
- a CDS encoding thermonuclease family protein — MQYNAKAPYLVETHWQIDEVLDGDSIIISNLFTRLRKEIRLYGLDAPEVKYNRKMKEDEQKTRLAAQFLIQLGLEALHYVLEVAPPKTVVTIITEQDNFYDYWNRQLGYVILPGGECLNDLLLINGFAKATDEYYCGRLAEFQKMNRKAQLKKRGIYKYVKKF, encoded by the coding sequence ATGCAATACAACGCAAAAGCACCCTATTTAGTGGAAACCCATTGGCAAATAGATGAAGTCTTAGATGGAGACAGCATAATCATTAGCAATCTTTTCACTCGTTTGCGAAAAGAGATACGACTATATGGTTTAGATGCACCAGAAGTAAAGTACAATAGAAAGATGAAAGAGGACGAACAGAAAACACGTTTAGCTGCTCAATTTTTAATCCAATTAGGATTGGAAGCCTTACATTATGTTTTGGAAGTGGCACCGCCTAAAACGGTTGTAACGATAATTACAGAACAGGATAACTTCTACGATTATTGGAATCGACAATTAGGATATGTAATCTTGCCAGGAGGGGAGTGTTTAAATGATTTGCTTTTGATCAATGGATTTGCAAAAGCAACAGACGAGTATTATTGTGGACGATTAGCAGAATTTCAAAAAATGAATCGCAAAGCACAACTTAAAAAAAGAGGTATTTACAAGTATGTAAAAAAGTTCTGA
- a CDS encoding DUF6794 domain-containing protein — protein sequence MRFSITIIFLIFSVIIFGQETKSPKNINQAIRALDKNLTTEIKEKLTKISSDSLLIFYKNSESKFDLMDNWFFKWTQMSTTVDASLGKFYKKKGLEIPYDMIEVVLRTYQNKLKGNKAKHDEILKTFLLRQQKNNKENEIRYVTDSLSGFYIPKNLDDAINSLNKIYSDSVKLKITKLTEEDYVSGNYRFGIGLWMRNNWQLWGGSRLSKFFRDNKINHPESMSVVILESYYRYLKNEDIRFDEQIKEYVEWEEKSKINELEREKKELKEKKETFAELKIGNVLEFNYKYGFSNQSQEDKWMDDICLAKGILIEKDEKNLKIKVKIIESCDKKGIVIYTNDNVKIYNNETKKWSDPKKRIVKFLKNEKSAWFELDDWDLE from the coding sequence ATGAGATTTTCAATCACAATTATATTTTTAATCTTTTCCGTCATAATCTTTGGACAAGAAACGAAATCACCAAAAAATATAAACCAAGCAATTAGAGCGTTAGATAAAAACCTAACTACAGAAATTAAAGAAAAACTAACAAAAATTTCTTCTGATAGTTTGCTGATATTTTACAAAAATTCCGAATCGAAATTTGATTTAATGGACAATTGGTTTTTTAAATGGACTCAAATGAGTACAACAGTAGATGCAAGCCTTGGAAAATTTTACAAAAAGAAAGGATTGGAAATTCCTTACGATATGATTGAAGTTGTGCTTAGAACTTATCAAAATAAATTGAAAGGAAATAAAGCAAAACACGATGAAATTTTAAAAACATTTCTACTAAGACAACAAAAAAATAATAAAGAAAATGAAATCAGATATGTAACAGATAGCTTAAGTGGATTTTATATTCCTAAAAACCTTGATGATGCAATAAATTCACTTAATAAAATTTATTCAGATAGCGTAAAATTAAAAATCACAAAACTTACAGAAGAAGATTATGTGTCAGGTAATTATAGATTTGGGATTGGATTATGGATGAGAAATAATTGGCAACTTTGGGGCGGTTCTCGCCTATCTAAATTTTTCCGAGATAATAAAATTAATCATCCTGAATCAATGTCTGTCGTTATTTTGGAAAGTTATTATCGTTATTTAAAAAATGAAGACATTAGATTTGATGAACAAATTAAAGAATATGTCGAATGGGAAGAAAAATCAAAAATAAATGAATTAGAACGAGAAAAAAAAGAATTGAAAGAAAAGAAAGAAACATTCGCTGAATTGAAAATAGGTAATGTTTTGGAGTTCAATTATAAATATGGTTTTTCTAACCAAAGTCAAGAAGACAAATGGATGGATGATATTTGTTTAGCAAAAGGAATTTTAATTGAAAAAGATGAGAAAAATTTAAAAATAAAAGTAAAAATTATTGAAAGCTGTGACAAAAAAGGTATTGTAATTTATACTAATGATAATGTAAAAATATATAACAATGAAACTAAAAAATGGTCAGATCCAAAAAAAAGAATTGTAAAATTTTTAAAAAATGAAAAATCAGCTTGGTTTGAACTTGACGATTGGGATTTGGAATAA
- a CDS encoding lipocalin family protein → MKKSLLLTLTLVFAASFIGCSKDDDNNESPTIVGKWRTVKFEYYTDGVLDETETTVEENSSCPDYIEFKTNGTYVVIDNDANCNSTADESGTYVYNGTTISTTSGGSTDISTVITLTNTDLKTDFTETSSGGTVFKNVGYFKKIN, encoded by the coding sequence ATGAAAAAAAGTTTATTATTAACATTGACATTGGTTTTCGCAGCATCTTTTATTGGTTGTAGTAAAGATGATGACAATAATGAAAGTCCAACAATTGTTGGAAAATGGAGAACTGTAAAATTTGAATATTATACAGATGGTGTTTTAGATGAAACTGAAACTACTGTAGAAGAAAATTCATCTTGTCCAGACTATATAGAATTCAAAACTAATGGAACTTATGTAGTAATCGATAATGACGCAAATTGTAATTCAACAGCTGATGAAAGTGGTACATATGTTTATAATGGTACTACAATATCAACAACATCAGGTGGTTCAACTGATATTTCAACAGTAATTACGTTGACGAATACAGATTTAAAAACTGACTTTACTGAAACATCATCAGGCGGAACAGTATTTAAAAATGTTGGTTACTTCAAAAAAATAAATTAA
- a CDS encoding DUF5063 domain-containing protein, which yields MSKLRKLIDQITEFGIKPKVGISDKTDVLKKLLVEIYSEYLNVEFEFDNKEYEEEPEFDYAEIRKNVKSNFPNFDWYSMVLNLNEIQPNVEIGIGDALDDLTDIIKDLLTVKWKMDNTSEMDALWEFDFSMRTHSEKHLIDLLKFIKEKE from the coding sequence TTGAGTAAATTAAGAAAATTAATAGACCAAATAACTGAATTCGGAATTAAACCGAAAGTTGGAATTTCAGACAAAACTGATGTCTTAAAAAAACTATTAGTTGAAATTTATTCTGAATATCTAAATGTAGAATTTGAATTTGACAACAAAGAATATGAAGAAGAACCAGAATTTGATTACGCAGAAATAAGAAAAAATGTAAAATCCAATTTTCCTAATTTTGATTGGTATAGTATGGTTTTGAATTTAAACGAAATACAACCAAATGTTGAAATTGGAATTGGAGATGCTTTAGACGATTTAACTGATATTATAAAAGACTTACTTACTGTAAAATGGAAAATGGACAACACAAGTGAAATGGATGCTCTTTGGGAATTTGATTTTTCTATGAGAACTCATTCGGAAAAACATTTAATTGACCTTTTGAAATTCATAAAAGAAAAAGAATAG
- a CDS encoding alpha/beta hydrolase: MRRTIILLLTIFISNVSYGQRTETVYLNEKDSTSNMFIAVLPKNESVKSFMILLDGFGNSPNSALSQTEIPKFATKNGILTIMPVLKTGSTYWGSDIASQESLKEIILLVVSKYQLKGKDFYIGGFGIGGTCAVKYSELAVQENYEIKPKAIFAINPILDWERYYNGAKRVIRLSDTTKVNDEVFYMISRIEKEMGGTPETVLESYHSQSPYSFSDITQKAIKNLIKIPIMIISEPDIQWYLKERNYDCSYNNIFDQVAMINELQRLGNKNAVLITTTNKGYRMPNKVRHPNSWSIADPKQIIKWLQKI, encoded by the coding sequence ATGAGAAGAACAATAATACTTTTACTGACAATTTTTATCTCAAACGTATCTTACGGACAGAGAACTGAAACAGTTTACTTGAATGAAAAAGACAGCACCTCAAATATGTTCATAGCTGTTTTACCAAAAAATGAAAGTGTAAAATCGTTTATGATACTGTTGGATGGTTTTGGAAATTCCCCAAATAGTGCATTATCACAAACAGAAATTCCAAAATTTGCCACGAAAAATGGCATCTTGACAATTATGCCTGTTTTAAAGACAGGCTCTACATATTGGGGAAGTGATATTGCATCTCAAGAATCTTTAAAAGAAATTATTCTTCTTGTAGTTTCTAAATATCAATTAAAAGGTAAAGATTTTTATATTGGCGGATTTGGAATTGGCGGGACTTGTGCTGTAAAATATTCTGAATTAGCTGTTCAAGAAAATTATGAAATTAAACCGAAAGCAATTTTTGCAATTAATCCAATTCTTGATTGGGAACGTTATTATAATGGAGCAAAAAGAGTTATAAGACTTTCAGACACTACAAAAGTTAATGATGAAGTTTTCTATATGATTAGCCGAATAGAAAAAGAAATGGGTGGAACACCAGAAACAGTATTGGAAAGTTATCATTCCCAATCACCATATTCGTTCTCTGACATCACACAAAAAGCAATAAAAAACTTAATCAAAATTCCTATTATGATTATTTCAGAGCCTGACATTCAGTGGTACTTAAAAGAACGTAATTATGATTGTTCATATAACAACATTTTTGACCAAGTAGCAATGATTAATGAGTTACAAAGATTAGGTAATAAAAATGCAGTATTAATAACAACAACAAATAAAGGTTACAGAATGCCGAATAAAGTTAGACATCCCAATTCTTGGAGCATTGCAGACCCGAAACAAATAATAAAATGGCTACAGAAAATCTGA
- the xerA gene encoding site-specific tyrosine recombinase/integron integrase, whose translation MPKPFSYKIGIHRNQKVIFILFEKDSNLIQEVKKIQGSIWSQSKKVWYVLDTEYNRSLFNLEPLSYSLPSEEGIKHVQKFSYWLKSKRYSENTIKTYTDALKSFLVFYNTKDILTITNEDLVTYNNEYIIKNNLSHSYQNQLVNAIKLYFKTIQNISLELDKIHRPKREKVLPNVLSKEEVKKILEAHVNLKHRAMLSLIYSCGLRRSELLHLKSTDIDSKRNIVIIRQSKGRKDRIAPLSPKILDLLRDYYKMYKPKNYLFEGKTEEQYSEQSLQSVLKQALKKVNITKPVTLHWLRHSYATHLLESGTDLRYIQELLGHNSSKTTEIYTHVSTKSLQQIKSPFDDL comes from the coding sequence ATGCCAAAGCCTTTTTCTTATAAAATTGGGATTCATAGAAATCAAAAGGTAATCTTTATTCTTTTTGAAAAAGATTCAAACTTAATTCAAGAAGTAAAAAAAATTCAAGGTAGCATTTGGAGTCAATCTAAAAAAGTGTGGTATGTATTAGATACCGAATATAATCGATCTCTTTTTAACCTAGAGCCTCTATCCTACTCTCTTCCGTCTGAAGAAGGAATAAAGCATGTGCAAAAATTTTCTTATTGGTTAAAATCTAAACGGTATAGTGAAAACACTATAAAAACGTATACTGATGCTTTGAAATCGTTTTTGGTTTTTTATAATACTAAAGATATTTTGACGATAACAAATGAAGATTTAGTTACTTATAATAACGAATATATTATAAAAAATAATTTATCACATTCTTATCAAAACCAGCTAGTAAATGCAATTAAGTTATATTTTAAAACCATTCAAAATATAAGTTTAGAATTAGATAAAATTCATAGACCCAAGCGAGAAAAAGTGTTGCCCAATGTTTTAAGTAAGGAAGAAGTAAAAAAAATACTTGAAGCACATGTAAACCTAAAACACAGAGCTATGTTGAGTTTAATATATAGTTGTGGTTTACGAAGAAGCGAACTATTGCATTTAAAATCTACTGACATTGATTCTAAGAGAAATATAGTAATTATACGACAATCTAAAGGAAGAAAAGACCGAATAGCCCCTTTATCGCCAAAAATACTTGATTTATTACGAGATTATTACAAAATGTATAAACCGAAAAATTATTTATTTGAAGGAAAAACAGAAGAACAGTATTCAGAACAAAGTTTACAAAGCGTATTAAAACAAGCGTTAAAAAAAGTAAACATAACAAAACCCGTTACCTTACATTGGTTACGCCACAGTTATGCCACCCATTTACTTGAAAGCGGAACCGATTTGCGTTATATACAAGAATTACTTGGTCATAATAGTAGTAAAACAACCGAAATTTACACTCATGTAAGTACAAAAAGTTTGCAGCAAATAAAAAGTCCATTTGATGATTTATAA
- a CDS encoding FAD-dependent oxidoreductase → MLDNEVSKNEAIHWTTCRECKGLGKKSRRPSKKAQLLYKAAFEQFEKSNGTESVPNRPKGHFDSCKNCSGSGLVPSDKPTEVDKENYPHVAIIGAGIGGVALAVACLHRGIPFTLYERDTNFNARSQGYGLTLQQASKAIEGLGIFSLKKGIISTRHVVHNTDGKIIGEWGFRNRNNLLAPEKPSKRRNIHIARQALRLALLEQLGDENMVQWNHQLMSFTEKEHKGVELTFEVDGKIKKAKADVLIGADGIRSTVRKLVIGEEVSPLRYLGCIVILGICPLSALKNIESSLLDSATVFQTANGDERIYIMPFTADSVMWQLSFQMTEDEAKNLSNLGTKALKEEACRRTQWHSPVPQILEATLENQITGYPVYDRALLNGELLEKATQVSLIGDAAHPMSPFKGQGANQALLDALLLARTIAKECKSLPSWRSAGIKKKVLVPFEKEMLKRSASKVKDSAEAAQFLHSEIVLIEGDETRGHIVKKKEV, encoded by the coding sequence ATGTTAGATAATGAAGTAAGTAAAAATGAAGCCATTCACTGGACTACTTGTAGGGAATGTAAGGGACTAGGTAAAAAAAGTAGAAGGCCCAGTAAAAAGGCACAACTTCTTTACAAGGCAGCATTTGAACAGTTTGAAAAATCTAATGGAACAGAAAGCGTTCCAAATCGTCCTAAAGGTCATTTTGATTCTTGTAAAAACTGTTCTGGTTCTGGTCTTGTTCCTTCTGACAAACCTACTGAAGTAGATAAAGAAAATTATCCACACGTGGCCATTATTGGTGCTGGTATTGGCGGAGTAGCTTTGGCTGTAGCCTGTTTGCACCGTGGCATACCTTTTACGCTTTATGAGCGCGATACTAATTTTAATGCCCGTTCTCAAGGATACGGACTCACTTTACAACAAGCAAGTAAAGCTATTGAAGGTTTAGGAATTTTCTCTTTAAAAAAAGGTATTATTTCAACACGGCATGTGGTACACAACACAGATGGAAAAATAATTGGAGAATGGGGATTTAGAAATAGAAATAACCTATTAGCTCCAGAAAAACCTTCTAAACGAAGAAATATTCATATAGCAAGGCAAGCTTTGCGTTTGGCTTTACTTGAGCAGCTTGGCGATGAAAATATGGTGCAATGGAATCATCAATTAATGAGTTTTACAGAAAAGGAACATAAAGGTGTTGAACTGACCTTTGAAGTTGATGGTAAAATAAAAAAGGCTAAAGCCGATGTTTTAATAGGAGCTGATGGAATTCGCAGTACCGTGAGAAAATTAGTAATAGGTGAAGAAGTGAGTCCTTTGCGTTATTTAGGTTGTATAGTGATTTTGGGTATTTGTCCTTTATCTGCACTTAAAAATATTGAAAGTTCATTATTGGATTCAGCAACTGTATTTCAAACTGCTAATGGTGATGAGCGAATTTATATAATGCCTTTTACGGCCGACTCGGTGATGTGGCAACTTAGTTTTCAAATGACTGAAGATGAAGCTAAAAACTTGAGTAATTTAGGTACTAAAGCACTCAAAGAAGAGGCTTGTAGGAGAACGCAATGGCATAGTCCGGTTCCGCAAATTTTAGAAGCAACACTAGAAAATCAAATTACAGGATATCCTGTATATGATAGAGCTTTACTGAATGGTGAATTACTAGAAAAAGCAACGCAAGTTTCACTTATTGGCGATGCAGCTCACCCTATGAGTCCGTTTAAAGGACAAGGTGCAAACCAAGCTTTGCTTGATGCTTTGTTGTTGGCTAGAACAATTGCAAAAGAGTGCAAATCTTTACCTTCATGGAGAAGTGCTGGAATTAAAAAAAAGGTGTTAGTTCCTTTTGAAAAAGAAATGCTTAAACGTAGTGCTTCAAAAGTAAAAGATTCTGCAGAAGCTGCACAATTTTTACATTCGGAAATTGTACTTATTGAAGGCGATGAAACGAGAGGACATATTGTAAAGAAAAAAGAAGTTTAA
- a CDS encoding cation:proton antiporter translates to MLIPLVANTTVHIPNLINDLGLILITAAIAVLIFKKLKQPLVLGYLVAGFLASSHFSFFPSVKDTNSITVWAEIGVIFLLFSLGLEFSFKKLIKVGGTASITALTQIISMIILGYYVGKFMGWDEMNSIFLGVILSISSTTIILKAFDELGVKSQKFTGNVIGALIVQDIVAILMMVLLSTIAVSQQFSGTELLLSLLKLSFFLAIWFISGIFFIPTLLKKLKPLFTDEMLLIISLALCLLMVIFAANVGFSAALGAFIMGSIIAETNEAEHIEHLVKPVKDLFGAVFFVSVGMLINPDTLIEYAFPVMILTLITIFGQSITSTIGTIISGQPLKESIQTGMSLSQIGEFSFIIATLGASLNVTGDFLYPIVVAVSAVTAFTTPYMIKYATPVAGFVENKLPKRWVKRIEIYSANAQAIKTVSTWQKAIKEYVFQVLIHSIILFAIIQMSKRFLLPFMSDFSYGNIVTAIITFMIIAPFLWALSLRRIATTEVQELLKNKKHHGPILVLIFIRMVIGLFFIGMMLNNFFSPGIAVLAFVLSVVLIMLFPKKINKLYLKIENRFIKNYNQRELSVKKINRNNLSPWDGHLANFIIVPESDLVGKPLEEIKIREEIGVNIAYIKRGNLHINVPTKYEKLYPSDEIFVIGTDVQVKEFGDYLKKHEFKFIEEEDSDIVLQQFELEHQNFIGKTIRESQLREKTNGLIVGVEHNGKRILNPESNFILSKNDVVWVVGDRKKVALFFA, encoded by the coding sequence TTAATAAATGATTTAGGATTAATTCTAATTACAGCGGCAATTGCTGTATTGATTTTTAAAAAATTAAAACAACCGCTAGTTTTAGGTTATTTAGTTGCTGGTTTTTTAGCTAGTTCTCATTTTTCATTTTTCCCTTCTGTAAAAGATACAAATAGTATAACGGTTTGGGCCGAAATTGGTGTAATATTTTTACTATTTAGCTTAGGTTTAGAGTTTAGTTTTAAAAAATTAATAAAAGTTGGAGGAACTGCTTCTATAACAGCATTGACGCAAATTATTTCCATGATTATTCTTGGTTACTATGTAGGAAAATTTATGGGTTGGGATGAAATGAACTCAATATTTCTAGGAGTAATTTTATCTATTTCCTCTACCACAATTATTTTAAAAGCTTTTGATGAACTGGGCGTAAAGTCGCAAAAGTTTACCGGAAATGTTATTGGTGCTTTAATTGTACAAGATATTGTAGCTATTTTAATGATGGTTTTACTTTCTACCATTGCGGTAAGTCAGCAGTTTTCGGGAACAGAGTTACTTTTATCGTTACTTAAGTTAAGTTTCTTTTTAGCTATTTGGTTTATATCTGGAATCTTTTTTATTCCTACATTATTAAAAAAATTAAAACCATTATTTACCGATGAAATGTTACTCATCATTTCATTAGCATTGTGTTTATTAATGGTTATTTTTGCGGCTAATGTTGGGTTTTCTGCTGCATTAGGAGCATTCATCATGGGTTCAATTATTGCTGAAACCAATGAAGCCGAACATATTGAACATTTAGTAAAACCAGTAAAAGATTTATTTGGTGCTGTTTTCTTTGTATCGGTTGGAATGCTTATAAATCCTGACACGTTAATAGAATACGCGTTTCCTGTAATGATCTTGACTTTGATTACCATTTTTGGACAATCTATCACTTCTACTATTGGAACTATAATTTCGGGGCAACCTTTAAAAGAATCCATACAAACGGGAATGAGTTTGTCTCAAATTGGAGAATTCTCTTTTATTATTGCCACACTTGGTGCTTCGTTAAACGTTACTGGTGACTTCTTATACCCTATTGTTGTTGCCGTTTCGGCGGTGACTGCTTTTACAACTCCATACATGATAAAGTATGCCACGCCCGTTGCTGGCTTTGTTGAAAATAAACTTCCTAAAAGATGGGTTAAGCGAATTGAAATATATAGTGCTAATGCACAAGCTATCAAAACTGTTAGTACATGGCAAAAAGCAATTAAAGAATATGTTTTTCAAGTATTAATTCATTCTATTATATTATTTGCAATCATTCAAATGTCAAAACGCTTTTTATTGCCTTTTATGAGTGATTTTAGTTATGGAAATATTGTAACGGCAATTATAACTTTTATGATTATTGCTCCTTTTTTATGGGCTTTATCGTTAAGACGAATTGCAACAACTGAAGTGCAAGAATTATTAAAAAACAAGAAACATCATGGTCCTATTTTGGTTTTAATCTTCATTAGAATGGTTATTGGACTATTCTTTATAGGAATGATGTTAAATAATTTCTTTTCGCCTGGAATTGCTGTTTTGGCTTTTGTTCTTTCGGTTGTGTTAATTATGTTATTTCCAAAAAAAATTAATAAGCTTTATTTAAAAATTGAAAATCGTTTTATTAAAAATTATAATCAAAGAGAACTTTCGGTAAAAAAAATAAACCGAAATAATTTATCTCCTTGGGACGGCCATTTGGCCAACTTTATTATTGTTCCTGAATCTGATTTAGTAGGTAAACCACTAGAAGAAATAAAAATTAGGGAAGAAATAGGTGTTAATATTGCCTATATAAAACGTGGAAACTTACACATTAATGTTCCTACAAAATATGAAAAGCTATATCCAAGTGATGAAATTTTTGTTATTGGTACAGATGTTCAAGTGAAAGAATTTGGTGATTATTTGAAAAAACATGAGTTTAAGTTTATTGAAGAAGAAGACTCAGATATTGTGTTACAACAATTTGAGCTAGAACATCAAAATTTTATTGGAAAAACTATTAGAGAGTCTCAATTAAGAGAAAAAACAAATGGTTTAATTGTAGGTGTAGAACATAACGGAAAAAGAATTTTAAATCCTGAATCTAATTTTATTTTAAGTAAAAACGATGTGGTTTGGGTTGTGGGAGATAGAAAAAAGGTTGCTTTGTTTTTTGCATAA